The Paenibacillus polymyxa M1 DNA segment GTGATTTGATACCAATCATTGTCAATTCCTGAATGAATGGAGCGTGAATTAAGGGTAGATCCCCCTGTACTAAATGTAAAGTTATAGGCATGAAAAGCACTCTCATCCGGTTCATAGGCATCATATTGGGAGTTTACATCCACGGTTAAATAGAAAGGATCATTTATGCTCGATCCCTTTTTGGAATGGACTGCAACTGCGTAAGCTTTCTCAGATCCGGTAGCATTGCGGCTTCCTACGTTTTCAGGAAGTGATGCCGATCCCTGTTCATACTTGTTAAAATAGGTTCCATAGGTGGAGGCGTCAATAGCATTGGGGTTGATATCCCCTGTTGTCATATCAAATTCGTACAAGTATAAGTCATAGTCAAGCTGCTCTGAAAATGGACCATCCAACTGTGCCTGCAACAATTCACCTGGCTTCACATAAATCGGATATAAAAACTGCGTGCCTCCCTCTTCCGTAATTGTACCTGAATACGTAGCAGAAGAAGCTGTGGCTGCCGTTGGACTAGCTTTCAGGGAAGGAAGGGTCTCCCTTTTCAAAGAGAATGTCTCTGGTGCTTTGAAATTGATATTTTCCTGCATGTTATAAACGGAGGATGTAATACCTTCAGGCTTGTCCACCCGGGTTAAACGCTCAATAACATCTTCGTTGTTCGTTGTTAGCTGAAAACTGGAATCAGCTTCAATAGCTTGTTTCTCCTTGTTCAACTCTGTACCTTGACTCGCGTTTGCAGTCATCCCAAAAGCAAACAGGAGCATCAAGCTTAGCATAACTGAAATAGCCTTTCTGAACCTCTTCATACTGAAATCCCCTCTCAAATGGTTTAAGGAATTCCCGCTATACCCTGGAGAACCAGGGCAATTCTAGGCTGTTGTCTCTATCATAAAACATTCTTGGTTCTAATGGAATATATTGTGTAAATATTTTTTAGTCTTCATTCCCTAAAATAGAAACCCCTAGAGTCAATAGATTATATGATAATTCTGGGACAATAAACTTATTTTAGACACTATTTTACCATAAAAACCCTACCAATCTCTTGTTTATACGATATAATAAATAGATATGGGTAGTACTTTTAGCCTATATGAGCGTCGAATTACCCATAAACATACATAAAAAAGGGGAATACAGATGAAAAAACTCACCGTATTTATGCTAGTATTGTGTTGCTTTTCAATTTTGTCAGCTTGCTCTACCGATCCAGTAAAAAAAGATTTAATTACCTATGTGAATGACGGAATGCTTCCGTTAGCACAAGATGAAAAAGCAGTAACTGAAAAATATGAATCCGTGACCGGGGATAACTTCACAGATGATGAAACACTATATAATACGTTACGAGATGATATTATCCCAGAATACACCA contains these protein-coding regions:
- a CDS encoding Ig-like domain-containing protein, producing MKRFRKAISVMLSLMLLFAFGMTANASQGTELNKEKQAIEADSSFQLTTNNEDVIERLTRVDKPEGITSSVYNMQENINFKAPETFSLKRETLPSLKASPTAATASSATYSGTITEEGGTQFLYPIYVKPGELLQAQLDGPFSEQLDYDLYLYEFDMTTGDINPNAIDASTYGTYFNKYEQGSASLPENVGSRNATGSEKAYAVAVHSKKGSSINDPFYLTVDVNSQYDAYEPDESAFHAYNFTFSTGGSTLNSRSIHSGIDNDWYQITIPANRNYDGLNVKLDSTSESYGYKAEVYGALSGNQMALLPQTNHNVTLNTGTYYVRVYTTNQYSPDHLYALTLKPVLRAGKIVINGYDSKNGPNDYPSYSYGRHYRVNGNTSLTVKGVVTTTDNYPVANAPVNVTWLNQNWTESSGNRTRTGTGYTDQNGAFSVTLSLPHSTGSIAEYLSGPISFTHYYDLSGVAAQVSGTSLTATDIVYHFAYSIYGG